Proteins from one Mycobacterium adipatum genomic window:
- a CDS encoding MCE family protein, whose product MLTRFVRIQLILFTIASVIGVSVMIFNYMQVPTLLGLGRITVKVELPATGGLYRFSNVTYRGSQVGKVTSVELTDRGAEATLSLDTSPEIPADLKAEVRSMSAVGEQFVELLPRTDSGPFLKNGSVITQENTSIPQKVGPMLDQVSALMDTIPQDKLSQLLDSTYEAFNGTGYAFGSMLDSAETITRDANGISDQVRALIDDSGPFLQAQAQTTEQTRTWAASLAGITDQLADNDVHVRSILQNGPGFAAETSMLLNDLKPTLPVLLANLTTIGQIGVTYNASLEQLLVLLPPYVSQIQTYAPTNNPAGLPNGEFSLGLGDPPSCTVGFLPPSAWRSPADTTTIDTPDNIYCKLPQDSPIAVRGARNYPCQGHPGKRAPTVELCNDPRGFVPLAQRQHALGPYPIDPNLIAQGVPVDTRVLPDENIYGPLQGTPLPPGAVVPPPNPLSPPQPPASFPGMPPGPLLPGRPLYTEPPVVGQLPPPEPDYGVVPLPPGDLPQATEVPQFPDTYVKLPEGGAVPPPPDVLAPAATPSAFDGAGAQGPSMAVAKYNPRTGQYMGADGHLYRQTDLVNTASTWQDLMPT is encoded by the coding sequence ATGCTGACCCGTTTCGTTCGTATCCAGCTGATTCTGTTCACCATCGCCTCGGTGATCGGTGTCTCGGTGATGATCTTCAACTACATGCAGGTGCCCACGCTGCTCGGCCTGGGACGGATCACCGTGAAGGTGGAACTCCCGGCCACCGGGGGGCTTTACCGGTTCAGCAATGTGACCTACCGCGGTTCGCAGGTCGGCAAGGTCACCTCGGTCGAACTGACCGACAGGGGCGCCGAGGCCACGCTGTCGCTGGACACCTCACCGGAGATCCCTGCGGATCTGAAGGCGGAGGTGCGCAGCATGTCGGCCGTCGGTGAGCAGTTCGTCGAGCTGTTGCCTCGCACCGATTCCGGCCCGTTCCTGAAGAACGGATCGGTGATCACACAGGAGAACACCTCCATCCCGCAGAAGGTCGGGCCGATGCTCGATCAGGTCAGCGCGCTGATGGATACCATCCCGCAGGACAAGCTGAGCCAGTTGCTCGACTCCACCTATGAGGCGTTCAACGGCACCGGCTATGCGTTCGGTTCGATGCTGGACTCGGCCGAGACGATCACCAGGGACGCCAACGGGATCTCCGATCAGGTGCGTGCCTTGATCGACGACTCCGGGCCATTCCTGCAAGCGCAGGCGCAGACCACCGAGCAGACCCGGACCTGGGCGGCGAGCCTAGCCGGCATCACGGATCAGTTGGCGGACAACGATGTCCACGTGCGGTCGATCCTGCAGAACGGGCCCGGGTTCGCCGCGGAGACCTCGATGCTGCTCAACGACCTCAAGCCGACGCTGCCGGTGCTGTTGGCGAACCTGACCACCATCGGTCAGATCGGTGTCACCTACAACGCCTCGCTGGAGCAGCTGCTGGTGTTGTTGCCGCCCTATGTCTCCCAGATTCAGACATACGCACCGACCAACAATCCCGCCGGCCTACCCAATGGTGAGTTCTCGCTCGGGCTCGGCGACCCGCCGTCGTGCACGGTCGGATTCCTGCCGCCGTCGGCGTGGCGGTCGCCGGCCGACACCACCACCATCGACACCCCGGACAACATCTATTGCAAGCTGCCCCAGGATTCGCCGATCGCGGTGCGCGGCGCCCGGAACTACCCTTGCCAGGGACATCCGGGCAAGCGCGCACCCACCGTCGAACTCTGCAATGACCCGCGTGGGTTCGTGCCGCTGGCCCAGCGTCAGCACGCGCTCGGGCCGTACCCGATCGACCCCAACCTGATCGCCCAGGGTGTCCCGGTGGACACCCGGGTGCTGCCCGACGAGAACATCTACGGTCCACTGCAGGGCACCCCGCTGCCGCCGGGGGCGGTCGTTCCGCCGCCGAACCCGCTCTCGCCGCCGCAGCCACCCGCCAGCTTCCCGGGCATGCCGCCCGGGCCCCTGCTGCCCGGTCGGCCGCTGTACACCGAACCTCCGGTGGTTGGCCAATTGCCGCCGCCGGAGCCGGATTACGGGGTGGTGCCGTTGCCCCCCGGAGATCTGCCGCAGGCCACCGAGGTCCCGCAGTTCCCGGACACCTATGTGAAGCTGCCCGAGGGAGGCGCGGTGCCGCCGCCGCCCGATGTACTCGCCCCGGCCGCCACGCCCAGTGCCTTCGACGGTGCAGGTGCACAGGGCCCGTCGATGGCGGTCGCCAAGTACAACCCGCGCACCGGCCAGTACATGGGGGCCGATGGCCACCTGTATCGGCAGACCGATCTGGTGAACACCGCGTCGACGTGGCAGGACCTGATGCCGACATGA
- a CDS encoding cytochrome P450, protein MSEYATLDFLTDQSLVPNPYPYFDYLREQNPVLEVPPWGCIAVTGYEEAVAVYKNTDAFSNAVALGGPFPPLPFTPEGDDISEQLEAHRHLLPMFEHMVTMDPPDHTKARSLLNRLLTPRRLKENEDFMWKLADVQLDEFLDNGKCEFLAEYAKPFSLLVIADLLGVPEEDHKQFRTKLGADRPGARVGSLEQEVVDENPLQFLDDKFIAYLEDRRANPREDVLTSLATALYPDDSVPPVIEVVRSATFLFAAGQETTTKLLSAAMRVLAENPEVQQQLRDDRSLIPTFIEESLRLESPVKCDFRLARKTTEVGGVLIKAGAPVMVLPGAVNRDPKRFENPHELRLDRKNVREHMAFGRGVHSCPGGPLARVEGRVSIERLLDRMGDITVDPEKHGPIGDQNFNYEPTFVLRGLTELNINYTPLR, encoded by the coding sequence ATGAGCGAATACGCGACCCTGGATTTCCTCACCGACCAGTCGCTGGTTCCCAACCCCTACCCGTACTTCGACTACCTGCGCGAGCAGAACCCGGTGCTGGAAGTACCCCCGTGGGGATGCATCGCCGTCACCGGTTATGAGGAAGCCGTCGCGGTCTACAAGAACACCGACGCCTTCTCCAACGCCGTCGCCCTGGGTGGCCCCTTCCCGCCGCTGCCCTTCACCCCGGAGGGCGACGACATCTCCGAGCAGCTCGAGGCGCACCGGCACCTGCTGCCCATGTTCGAGCACATGGTCACGATGGACCCGCCCGATCACACCAAGGCCCGCTCCCTGCTGAACCGGCTGCTGACCCCGCGGCGACTCAAGGAGAACGAGGACTTCATGTGGAAGCTGGCCGATGTCCAGCTCGACGAGTTCCTCGACAACGGCAAGTGCGAGTTCCTCGCCGAGTACGCAAAGCCGTTCTCGCTGTTGGTGATCGCGGACCTGCTCGGCGTGCCCGAGGAGGACCACAAGCAGTTCCGCACCAAGCTCGGCGCCGACCGTCCCGGCGCACGGGTGGGCTCACTGGAGCAGGAGGTCGTCGACGAGAACCCGCTGCAGTTCCTCGATGACAAGTTCATCGCCTACCTGGAGGATCGCCGCGCCAACCCGCGCGAGGACGTCCTGACCTCACTGGCCACCGCGCTCTACCCCGACGATTCGGTGCCGCCGGTGATCGAGGTGGTGCGCTCGGCGACCTTCCTGTTCGCCGCCGGCCAGGAGACCACCACCAAGCTGCTCAGCGCCGCGATGAGGGTGCTGGCCGAGAATCCCGAGGTGCAGCAGCAACTGCGCGACGATCGCAGCCTGATCCCGACCTTCATCGAGGAGTCGCTGCGCCTGGAGAGCCCGGTGAAATGTGACTTCCGGTTGGCCCGCAAGACAACCGAGGTCGGCGGCGTGCTGATCAAGGCGGGCGCGCCGGTCATGGTGCTCCCGGGCGCGGTCAACCGTGACCCGAAACGCTTCGAGAATCCGCACGAATTGCGCCTGGACCGCAAGAACGTGCGCGAGCACATGGCCTTCGGCCGCGGCGTGCATTCCTGCCCGGGTGGACCGCTGGCACGGGTCGAAGGGCGCGTCTCCATCGAACGGCTCCTGGACCGGATGGGCGATATCACCGTCGACCCCGAGAAGCACGGTCCCATCGGCGATCAGAACTTCAACTACGAGCCCACATTCGTGCTGCGCGGACTGACCGAGCTCAACATCAACTACACGCCACTGCGGTAG
- a CDS encoding TetR/AcrR family transcriptional regulator — protein sequence MSTARRIGAPDAKNRGVLLDAAEALMIDESYAAVTSRRVAERAGLKPQLVHYYFRTMDELFLAVFRRRAEQGLVVLEAALKSAQPLRAIWLFSTDPEATRLTMEFMGLANHRKDLRAEISYYAERFREEQRVAMTAALQRYGVDPGDVPPVVWAVIGTSLSWALVMEQALGMSAGHAETLEFVERWLRELEGEALPIEEIFGDLAGSGFEAAAGKVRAPGAHATE from the coding sequence ATGTCCACAGCGCGCAGGATCGGAGCCCCCGACGCCAAGAACCGGGGCGTCCTTCTCGACGCCGCCGAGGCGCTGATGATCGACGAGAGCTATGCAGCCGTCACGTCGCGGCGGGTCGCCGAGCGGGCCGGGCTGAAACCCCAACTGGTGCACTACTACTTCCGCACGATGGACGAGCTGTTCCTGGCGGTGTTCCGGCGCCGCGCCGAGCAGGGGCTGGTGGTGCTGGAGGCGGCGCTGAAGTCGGCGCAGCCGCTGCGGGCGATCTGGCTGTTCAGCACCGACCCCGAGGCCACCCGACTCACGATGGAATTCATGGGCCTGGCAAACCATCGCAAGGACCTGCGAGCCGAGATCAGCTACTACGCCGAGCGCTTCCGCGAGGAGCAGCGAGTGGCCATGACGGCGGCGCTGCAGCGCTACGGTGTGGATCCCGGCGATGTGCCACCGGTGGTGTGGGCGGTCATCGGCACCAGCCTGTCCTGGGCTCTTGTGATGGAGCAGGCGCTCGGGATGTCCGCCGGACACGCCGAGACCCTGGAGTTCGTCGAGCGTTGGCTGCGTGAGCTCGAGGGGGAGGCTTTGCCGATCGAGGAGATCTTCGGCGACCTGGCGGGCAGCGGTTTCGAGGCGGCAGCCGGCAAGGTGCGCGCGCCGGGAGCGCACGCTACGGAATGA
- a CDS encoding cytochrome C oxidase subunit IV family protein — MARYVRNPLTITWVLLTAVTLVSWLAARDTGSAHVLNVGVTVVVLAIAAVKSQLVIWYFMEVRHAPNWLRVVVTGWVVTLFAALLGIYLIIP, encoded by the coding sequence ATGGCGCGATATGTCCGCAACCCGCTGACCATCACCTGGGTGCTGCTCACCGCGGTCACCCTGGTGTCCTGGCTGGCGGCCCGCGACACCGGTTCGGCGCACGTCCTCAACGTGGGGGTGACGGTCGTCGTGTTGGCCATCGCCGCGGTGAAATCGCAGCTGGTGATCTGGTACTTCATGGAGGTGCGGCACGCGCCGAACTGGCTGCGGGTGGTCGTCACCGGTTGGGTGGTGACGCTTTTCGCCGCACTGCTCGGTATCTATCTCATCATTCCGTAG
- a CDS encoding cytochrome c oxidase subunit 3 yields MWFFVIGDLIIFAGYFLAYMYYRGQDPELFLESQARLNLDIGAANTVVLLTSSLFVALGTSAARSEKTADGVRLIGFALTLGAAFPVLKLFEYVPEVLAGVTPGTNVFFMFYYVMTGLHLCHVMLGLVILSFVIRNLRDPARKNISFVETGATYWHMVDVLWLVLFALLYGMR; encoded by the coding sequence ATGTGGTTCTTCGTCATCGGCGACCTGATCATCTTCGCCGGCTACTTCCTGGCGTACATGTACTACCGCGGCCAAGATCCAGAGCTGTTCTTGGAGAGTCAGGCTCGGCTGAACCTCGACATCGGTGCGGCCAACACGGTGGTTTTGCTCACCAGCTCGTTGTTCGTCGCACTCGGCACCTCCGCCGCGCGGTCCGAGAAGACAGCAGATGGAGTGCGGCTCATCGGATTTGCGTTGACCCTCGGGGCCGCATTCCCGGTCCTGAAACTGTTCGAATACGTTCCGGAGGTCCTTGCCGGCGTCACCCCCGGCACCAACGTGTTCTTCATGTTCTACTACGTGATGACGGGTCTGCACCTGTGCCACGTCATGCTGGGCCTGGTGATTCTCTCTTTCGTGATCCGCAACCTGAGAGATCCTGCCAGGAAGAACATTTCGTTCGTCGAGACCGGCGCCACCTACTGGCACATGGTCGATGTGCTGTGGCTCGTCCTGTTCGCTCTGCTCTACGGGATGCGCTGA
- a CDS encoding enoyl-CoA hydratase/isomerase family protein, which yields MVDLELDGELAVITIDRPHARNAISLDTMDALNAALDGAAGARALAITGAGDKAFVSGGDLKELALLRTELEAAEMAWRMRTICDRIAGFPGPVIAALNGHALGGGAEVAVAADIRIAADDIRIGFNQISLAIMPAWGGAERLGALVGRSQALLLAGTGRVLDAATAERVGLIDQVVPRATFADTWRETAQLLARRPAGEIKRVINGATTTEAVTAFARLWVSQEHWDAADKVMNKAK from the coding sequence ATGGTCGACCTTGAATTGGACGGCGAACTGGCGGTCATCACCATCGACCGTCCCCACGCCCGCAATGCCATCTCGCTGGACACGATGGACGCGCTGAACGCGGCCCTGGACGGCGCGGCCGGCGCCCGCGCGCTCGCGATCACCGGCGCCGGCGACAAGGCGTTCGTGTCCGGGGGCGACCTCAAGGAACTTGCGTTGCTGCGCACCGAACTGGAGGCGGCCGAGATGGCCTGGCGGATGCGCACCATCTGCGATCGCATCGCGGGGTTCCCCGGGCCGGTGATCGCCGCGCTCAACGGACATGCGCTCGGAGGCGGTGCCGAGGTGGCCGTGGCCGCCGACATCCGGATCGCCGCCGATGACATCAGGATCGGGTTCAATCAGATCTCGCTGGCGATCATGCCGGCCTGGGGCGGTGCGGAGCGCCTCGGCGCACTCGTCGGTCGCAGTCAGGCGCTGCTGTTGGCCGGCACCGGACGCGTGCTGGATGCCGCGACGGCCGAGCGGGTCGGCCTGATCGACCAGGTGGTGCCACGCGCCACATTCGCCGACACCTGGCGTGAGACTGCGCAGCTGCTGGCGCGCCGCCCAGCCGGCGAGATCAAGCGGGTGATCAACGGCGCCACGACCACCGAGGCCGTGACGGCGTTCGCGAGGCTCTGGGTCTCCCAGGAACACTGGGACGCCGCCGACAAGGTGATGAACAAGGCGAAATAG
- a CDS encoding AMP-binding protein: protein MRKIPAELSERYVEQGWWTPETLGQLLADGLRASPDTGFVVHSATRPFSGTFGDVERGARRLAAGLHERGVRAGDVVALQLPNWMEAAVAFWASAFLGAVTVPIVHFYGRKELAHIIATAKPKVFISTAAFGRMSYHPDLCAQVPIVGLVGAAGDLAFERLLADEPMAGTVDADPAAPALIAFTSGTTREPKGVIHSHQTLNCETRQLLANYPPGRGRQLTATPVGHFIGMLGAFLIPVLEGAPIDLCDVWDPGRVLEIIERDGLSIGGGPPYFVTSLMDHPDFSDAHLAKFSTVGLGGSTVPSAVTRRLADLGLFVFRSYGSTEHPSITGSGVGAPEDKRLFTDGSVRPGVEIRLGPDGEIFSRGPDLCLGYTDAELTAKSFDDEGWYRTGDIGVLDEDGYLTITDRTADLIIRGGENISALEVEEVLLTMPAVVEAVVVAAPDERLGEHVAAVLRIRPGAVMPTPEQVRAHFEQAGVARQKWPEELRQVPEGQDFPRTASGKVQKFRVRQEIAAAAPGGVATSRT from the coding sequence ATTCGAAAAATCCCTGCTGAGCTGAGTGAACGGTACGTGGAGCAGGGGTGGTGGACGCCGGAAACGCTCGGTCAGTTGCTGGCCGACGGGTTGCGGGCCAGCCCGGACACCGGTTTCGTCGTGCACTCCGCGACCCGGCCCTTTTCTGGCACGTTCGGTGACGTCGAGCGTGGCGCGCGTCGGCTGGCCGCCGGGCTGCACGAACGCGGGGTGCGGGCCGGCGATGTGGTCGCCTTGCAGTTGCCGAATTGGATGGAGGCCGCGGTCGCCTTCTGGGCCTCGGCCTTCCTCGGTGCGGTGACCGTCCCGATCGTGCACTTCTACGGCCGCAAGGAGCTGGCCCACATCATCGCCACCGCCAAGCCGAAGGTGTTCATCAGCACCGCGGCATTCGGCCGGATGAGCTATCACCCCGACCTGTGTGCCCAGGTGCCGATCGTCGGATTGGTCGGCGCCGCCGGTGACCTGGCATTCGAGCGGCTGCTGGCCGACGAGCCGATGGCCGGCACGGTCGATGCCGACCCGGCCGCGCCCGCGCTCATCGCGTTCACCTCCGGAACCACCCGGGAGCCCAAGGGGGTCATCCACAGTCATCAGACGTTGAACTGCGAGACGCGCCAGCTGCTGGCCAACTATCCGCCCGGGCGCGGGCGCCAGCTGACCGCCACCCCGGTCGGACACTTCATCGGCATGCTCGGGGCGTTCCTGATCCCGGTGCTGGAAGGTGCGCCCATCGACCTGTGCGATGTGTGGGATCCGGGCCGCGTGCTCGAGATCATCGAGCGCGACGGGTTGTCGATCGGTGGAGGTCCGCCGTACTTCGTCACCAGCCTGATGGACCATCCGGACTTCAGCGACGCGCATCTGGCCAAGTTCTCCACCGTCGGACTCGGCGGCTCGACGGTCCCGTCGGCGGTCACCCGGCGGCTGGCCGACCTGGGTCTTTTCGTTTTCCGCTCGTACGGCAGCACCGAACATCCCTCGATCACGGGATCGGGGGTCGGCGCGCCGGAGGACAAGCGCCTGTTCACCGACGGCAGTGTTCGGCCGGGCGTCGAGATCCGGCTCGGGCCCGATGGCGAGATCTTCAGCCGCGGCCCCGACCTGTGTCTGGGCTATACCGATGCGGAGTTGACCGCGAAGTCCTTCGATGACGAGGGCTGGTACCGGACCGGCGATATCGGGGTGCTGGACGAGGACGGCTATCTCACCATCACCGATCGCACCGCGGACCTCATCATCCGCGGCGGTGAGAACATCAGCGCTCTCGAGGTCGAGGAGGTGTTGCTCACCATGCCCGCGGTGGTGGAGGCCGTCGTGGTGGCGGCTCCGGACGAGCGGCTCGGCGAGCACGTCGCGGCGGTGCTGCGGATCCGGCCCGGCGCGGTGATGCCGACTCCCGAGCAGGTGCGCGCCCACTTCGAGCAGGCCGGTGTGGCCCGGCAGAAGTGGCCCGAGGAGTTGCGTCAGGTGCCCGAGGGCCAGGACTTTCCACGGACCGCCAGCGGCAAGGTGCAGAAGTTTCGGGTACGGCAGGAGATCGCCGCGGCCGCACCCGGAGGCGTTGCCACATCCCGCACATGA
- a CDS encoding amidohydrolase family protein, translated as MGQLSHRVDIPFPLFDADNHLYEPPEAMTKYLPKEYKDIVQYVEVNGRTKIALKGQISNYIPNPTFSVVAKPGAWEEYFKFGNPDGKSKRELFGEPMKAIPAFFEPEPRIKVMDELGVDRSLMFPTLASLIEERLSDDPVAIHVIVHALNEWLHEVWGFNYQNRIFTTPVITLPIVEKAIEELEWAVKRGARAILIRPAPVPGFRGPRSFALPEFDPFWERVVHHDIFVGMHSSDSGYSRYTSEWDGAAQEMLPFQTNAMSILNEWRPIQDAVASWVIHGALFRFPTLKVGIVEAGSKWMFPLLDSMAEVYKKAPEAFLGNPMEEIKNRIYVSPFYEEGIDDLINLVGVDQVLYGSDWPHPEGLAEPTHYITALEHLALEDQAKIMGGNLGRLVTT; from the coding sequence ATGGGTCAACTGTCGCATCGGGTCGACATACCGTTTCCGCTGTTCGATGCGGACAACCACCTCTACGAGCCTCCGGAGGCCATGACCAAGTACCTCCCCAAGGAGTACAAGGACATCGTCCAGTACGTAGAGGTCAACGGCCGCACCAAGATTGCGCTCAAGGGTCAGATCAGCAACTACATCCCGAACCCCACCTTCTCGGTCGTGGCCAAGCCCGGCGCCTGGGAGGAGTACTTCAAGTTCGGTAACCCGGACGGCAAGAGCAAGCGGGAACTGTTCGGCGAGCCGATGAAGGCCATTCCTGCGTTCTTCGAGCCCGAACCGCGCATCAAGGTGATGGACGAGCTGGGCGTCGACCGAAGCCTGATGTTCCCGACGCTGGCCAGCCTCATCGAGGAGCGGCTCTCCGATGACCCGGTGGCCATCCACGTCATCGTGCATGCGCTCAACGAGTGGCTGCACGAGGTCTGGGGTTTCAACTACCAGAACCGGATCTTCACCACCCCGGTGATCACCCTGCCGATCGTCGAGAAGGCGATCGAGGAGCTGGAGTGGGCGGTCAAGCGTGGGGCCCGCGCCATCCTGATCCGTCCCGCGCCGGTGCCCGGGTTCCGCGGACCCCGGTCGTTCGCGCTACCGGAGTTCGATCCGTTCTGGGAGCGTGTCGTGCACCACGACATCTTCGTGGGCATGCACTCCAGCGACAGCGGCTACTCGCGCTACACCTCCGAATGGGATGGTGCCGCGCAGGAGATGCTGCCGTTCCAGACCAACGCGATGTCGATCCTCAACGAGTGGCGTCCGATCCAGGACGCGGTGGCCTCCTGGGTCATCCACGGTGCGCTGTTCCGCTTCCCGACGCTGAAGGTCGGCATCGTCGAGGCAGGGTCCAAATGGATGTTCCCGCTGCTGGATTCGATGGCCGAGGTGTACAAGAAGGCGCCGGAGGCGTTCCTCGGTAATCCGATGGAAGAGATCAAGAACCGCATCTATGTCAGCCCGTTCTACGAGGAGGGCATCGACGATCTGATCAACCTGGTCGGCGTCGATCAGGTGCTCTACGGCTCGGACTGGCCGCACCCGGAGGGCCTGGCGGAGCCGACCCACTACATCACGGCCCTCGAGCATCTCGCGCTGGAGGACCAGGCCAAGATCATGGGCGGCAACCTCGGGCGTCTGGTCACCACATAG
- a CDS encoding FadD3 family acyl-CoA ligase, whose amino-acid sequence MVCSVGDRFGDSEAVVDGPLRISYVELAHRVRCAAGAFAEFGIGRGDRVAIWAPNSAAWLIAAFGLVTAGGVLVPVNTRFKAEEAADIITRSGAKAVLVQNGFLGQDFSVPEGFPAIEITSDFLSSGRPYEARGLLGTDIADVIYTSGTTGRAKGVMMNHEQTLRLYSEWCDLADLRQGDRYLIVNPFFHTFGYKAGCIASLIRGATILPVAVFDVPAVVDLVESERITMLPGAPTLYHSLLAVPDKHRLATLRAGVTGAADIPVELIRRVHEELPFQTLATGYGLTEAGTVTLSRPGDSFTDIATTAGKPCDGVEVRIASDGEVLVRGYTVMQGYLDDPVATAETIDPDGWLHTGDLGTLDEAGRLTIVGRKKDMFIVGGFNAYPAEIEGFLLEHPAVRQAAVIGVPDERMGQVGKAFVVLHPEAKEATGESGGGGVSAPELISWSRERMAGYKVPRYVEFLDELPLNATGKVMKDRLQGLAR is encoded by the coding sequence ATGGTCTGCAGCGTCGGCGACCGTTTCGGTGATTCCGAAGCGGTCGTCGACGGGCCGCTGAGGATCAGTTATGTCGAACTGGCGCACCGTGTTCGATGTGCTGCCGGCGCGTTCGCCGAGTTCGGGATCGGCAGAGGTGATCGGGTTGCGATCTGGGCCCCCAACTCGGCGGCGTGGCTGATCGCGGCCTTCGGCCTGGTCACCGCCGGCGGCGTACTCGTGCCGGTGAATACCCGGTTCAAGGCCGAAGAGGCCGCCGACATCATCACCCGCAGCGGCGCGAAGGCCGTCCTGGTCCAAAATGGTTTTCTGGGACAGGATTTCAGCGTGCCCGAGGGCTTTCCGGCGATCGAGATCACCTCGGACTTCCTGAGCAGTGGCCGGCCCTACGAAGCGCGGGGCCTGCTCGGCACGGACATCGCCGATGTCATCTACACCTCCGGTACCACCGGCCGGGCCAAGGGCGTGATGATGAATCACGAACAGACACTGCGGCTCTACAGCGAGTGGTGCGATCTCGCCGACCTGCGCCAGGGTGACCGGTACCTGATCGTCAACCCGTTCTTCCACACCTTCGGCTACAAGGCCGGATGCATCGCCTCGCTGATCCGGGGCGCCACCATCCTGCCGGTTGCGGTGTTCGACGTGCCCGCCGTGGTCGATCTGGTCGAATCCGAACGGATCACGATGCTGCCGGGAGCGCCGACGCTGTATCACTCGCTGCTGGCGGTGCCCGACAAGCATCGGCTGGCGACCCTGCGCGCCGGGGTCACCGGGGCCGCCGACATCCCGGTGGAACTCATCCGTCGGGTGCACGAGGAGTTGCCGTTCCAGACCCTGGCCACCGGATACGGACTGACCGAGGCCGGCACGGTCACGTTGTCGCGCCCCGGCGACTCGTTCACCGATATTGCCACCACCGCGGGCAAGCCCTGTGACGGTGTCGAGGTGCGGATCGCCTCCGACGGTGAAGTGCTGGTGCGGGGCTACACCGTGATGCAGGGTTATCTGGACGACCCGGTGGCCACCGCGGAAACGATCGATCCCGACGGCTGGCTGCACACCGGAGATCTCGGCACCCTCGATGAGGCCGGGCGGCTCACGATCGTCGGCCGCAAGAAGGACATGTTCATCGTCGGCGGCTTCAACGCCTACCCCGCCGAGATCGAGGGCTTCCTGCTCGAGCATCCGGCGGTGCGCCAGGCCGCGGTCATCGGTGTTCCCGACGAACGGATGGGCCAGGTCGGCAAGGCCTTCGTGGTGTTGCACCCCGAGGCGAAGGAAGCGACGGGGGAAAGCGGCGGGGGCGGCGTGAGCGCGCCGGAACTCATTTCCTGGAGTCGGGAGCGCATGGCCGGGTATAAGGTGCCGCGGTACGTAGAGTTTCTGGATGAACTGCCCCTGAACGCCACCGGCAAAGTCATGAAGGACCGCCTTCAGGGCCTGGCGCGCTGA
- a CDS encoding 2-C-methyl-D-erythritol 4-phosphate cytidylyltransferase, whose protein sequence is MTISAILPLPASVASNRASVLTPVEGESALVRIVRALAPAVTEVLVTSDDALIDDVRAGLAGVSARVIAAGVNASTADCLTAATGHLRTGAATHVLVADHRHPVMSRDLIDRVITALSDGAAVVVPVLPVTDTVKQVDEQGVIQSTVDRSELAITQYPYGAAVPRLGDLRTVLNAGAELVRVAGDADAIPFDLPADAALLAAVIACRR, encoded by the coding sequence GTGACCATCTCAGCGATCCTGCCGCTGCCGGCCTCGGTGGCAAGCAACCGGGCTTCGGTGCTCACCCCGGTCGAGGGCGAGTCCGCACTGGTGCGGATCGTGCGCGCACTGGCCCCGGCGGTCACCGAGGTGCTGGTGACCTCCGATGATGCGCTGATCGATGATGTTCGCGCGGGCCTGGCCGGTGTGTCGGCGCGGGTCATCGCGGCCGGCGTGAACGCGAGCACCGCAGACTGTCTGACGGCAGCCACGGGTCACCTTCGGACCGGCGCCGCCACACATGTGCTGGTGGCCGACCACCGCCATCCGGTGATGTCGCGTGACCTGATCGACCGCGTCATCACCGCCCTGTCGGACGGCGCGGCGGTGGTGGTCCCGGTGCTGCCGGTCACCGACACCGTGAAACAGGTTGACGAGCAAGGGGTTATCCAGTCCACCGTGGACCGTTCGGAGCTCGCGATCACCCAGTACCCCTACGGCGCCGCGGTCCCGCGGCTGGGCGATCTGCGCACCGTTCTGAACGCCGGAGCCGAGCTGGTGCGCGTCGCCGGGGACGCCGACGCGATCCCGTTCGACCTGCCGGCAGATGCCGCGCTGCTGGCCGCGGTCATCGCCTGTCGGCGTTGA